The following coding sequences are from one Streptomyces sp. NBC_01232 window:
- a CDS encoding DUF317 domain-containing protein, translating into MSRQQQWTGWGQAQQAEQHYLIEPRYLAGGGDLRHVSEFLRASGWKDITRKSGTTLAFDSPDQMVRVAYQPPGGWQIHGAAQGHQPAWQVTLTPQTPVEIVAGLTDALTKPRSAHAPNVWAPLTEKSWSMQQDDYFVAQSPDRHAVVQYVKAGGDGSQDHWWVGARNEHGPVWNVQATASTPLNLMQSLTTALADPEPVMRPRGHVPLSNRIRATSVSVRPDQLGAWQQARLSAARAATWGRNWVSSRARTSKAPGYARTR; encoded by the coding sequence GTGAGCCGACAGCAGCAGTGGACCGGCTGGGGTCAGGCCCAGCAAGCTGAGCAGCACTACCTGATCGAACCGCGCTACCTGGCCGGCGGCGGCGACCTGCGGCATGTCAGCGAGTTCCTGCGCGCTTCGGGCTGGAAGGACATCACCCGCAAGTCCGGCACGACGCTCGCCTTCGACTCGCCCGACCAGATGGTGCGCGTCGCCTACCAGCCGCCGGGCGGCTGGCAGATCCACGGCGCCGCCCAGGGACATCAGCCGGCCTGGCAGGTCACCCTCACCCCGCAGACCCCGGTGGAGATCGTCGCGGGCCTGACCGACGCACTCACCAAGCCGCGCTCGGCGCACGCCCCGAACGTGTGGGCGCCGCTCACCGAGAAGTCGTGGAGCATGCAGCAGGACGACTACTTCGTAGCCCAGAGCCCCGACCGGCACGCCGTCGTGCAGTACGTCAAAGCCGGCGGTGACGGCAGCCAGGACCACTGGTGGGTCGGCGCCCGCAACGAGCACGGGCCTGTGTGGAACGTGCAGGCCACCGCGAGCACCCCGCTGAACCTGATGCAGTCCCTGACCACGGCCTTGGCCGACCCGGAGCCGGTGATGCGCCCGCGCGGACACGTCCCGCTCAGCAACCGGATCCGCGCGACCTCCGTGTCCGTGCGCCCCGACCAGCTCGGCGCCTGGCAGCAGGCCCGTCTCTCCGCCGCCCGCGCCGCCACCTGGGGCCGCAACTGGGTCTCATCCCGTGCCCGGACCAGCAAGGCACCCGGCTATGCAAGAACCCGATGA
- a CDS encoding glycosyltransferase family 2 protein — MDRTPEKSLSAPQITVVIATQLRPERLPYLQEMHASLTRQTVPWEAVLVLDGADPALVPAPITADPRIRTLALPRPVGAACARNLGLNEVRTEFVNWADDDDVFPDWSLGVRLETFTDELGWVAGYSEDWLPDGSRRLWECPAPPGYHAAGDVVTYWPRPQDTIPVGPTTILARTRLVRAAGGMGGLVQGEDYMAAVGVTALGPGVLLPLPVYRYRKHDGQMTRGEQYEELELAARRHAHAFGHGLRNALASRA, encoded by the coding sequence ATGGACCGCACTCCGGAGAAATCTCTGTCCGCCCCGCAGATCACCGTCGTCATCGCCACCCAGCTCCGCCCCGAGCGCCTGCCCTACCTGCAGGAGATGCACGCCAGCCTCACCCGGCAGACCGTGCCCTGGGAGGCAGTCCTCGTCCTCGACGGCGCCGACCCCGCCCTCGTGCCTGCCCCGATCACCGCCGACCCCCGGATCCGGACCCTCGCCCTGCCTCGCCCGGTCGGCGCCGCCTGCGCCCGCAACCTCGGCCTGAACGAGGTGCGCACCGAGTTCGTGAACTGGGCCGACGACGATGACGTCTTCCCCGACTGGAGCCTGGGCGTACGTCTGGAGACCTTCACCGACGAGCTCGGGTGGGTCGCCGGATACAGCGAGGACTGGCTGCCGGACGGCTCCCGGCGCCTGTGGGAATGCCCGGCCCCGCCCGGCTATCACGCCGCCGGCGACGTGGTGACGTACTGGCCCCGGCCGCAGGACACCATCCCGGTCGGGCCGACGACCATCCTGGCCCGCACCCGCCTCGTGCGCGCGGCGGGCGGCATGGGCGGACTCGTCCAGGGCGAGGACTACATGGCAGCCGTCGGCGTCACCGCGCTGGGCCCCGGCGTGCTGCTCCCGCTGCCCGTCTACCGGTACCGCAAGCACGACGGTCAGATGACCCGCGGCGAGCAGTACGAGGAGCTGGAGCTGGCCGCCCGCCGCCATGCCCACGCGTTCGGGCACGGCCTGCGCAACGCCCTCGCCAGCCGGGCGTGA
- a CDS encoding ATP-binding protein, with product MSHRREASATPLFTPQGIGRAQRRALRKQTARAEARARAAAGPSSEQQPAEAVYPEAAYPPAGRPGPFSARGSRLKLPAHRMTTAVASAAYPFLAEGGLGADGIYIGKDLHAEGSFTFDPFELYGKVEGFTNPNVLLAGVIGQGKSALAKSLALRSVAFGYRVYVPCDPKGEWTAVAHALGGASIALGPGLPGRLNPLDAPPRPPSVPGAEWEGEVRKRRLLLLGSLARTVLGRDLLPMEHTVLDVALGTAVARAAASGRLPLLGDVAHALADEPGLDLAGGLLAGRLGDAARDLAHAMRRLVFGDLAGMFDAPSTTAFDPYRPMLSIDLSRLGGTDDAALVLAMTCASAWMEAALTDPYGGRRWVVYDEAWRLMRHPALLMRMQAQWKLSRGLGIANLMVIHRLSDLLTAGDAGSQSRALAEGLMADCSTRVIYRQETDQLAAAAGLLGLTNVESGALSHLTRGRGLWKVAGRSFVVQHQLHPAELQLFDTDARMH from the coding sequence TTGTCCCACCGCCGCGAAGCCAGCGCGACCCCCCTGTTCACGCCACAAGGCATCGGCCGGGCCCAGCGCCGTGCCCTGCGCAAGCAGACCGCCCGCGCCGAGGCCCGCGCCCGCGCCGCCGCCGGCCCCAGCTCCGAACAGCAGCCCGCCGAGGCCGTCTACCCCGAGGCGGCCTACCCACCCGCAGGGCGGCCGGGCCCCTTCTCCGCCCGCGGCAGCCGCCTCAAGCTCCCCGCCCACCGCATGACCACCGCCGTCGCGAGCGCCGCCTACCCCTTCCTCGCCGAAGGCGGACTCGGCGCCGACGGCATCTACATCGGCAAAGACCTCCACGCGGAGGGCAGTTTCACGTTCGACCCCTTCGAGCTGTACGGAAAGGTCGAGGGCTTCACCAATCCCAACGTGCTGCTGGCCGGTGTGATCGGGCAGGGGAAGTCCGCGCTCGCCAAGAGCCTGGCACTGCGCTCCGTCGCCTTCGGGTACCGGGTGTACGTGCCGTGCGACCCGAAGGGGGAATGGACGGCCGTCGCCCACGCTTTGGGCGGTGCGTCCATCGCCCTCGGGCCCGGGCTCCCCGGCAGGCTGAACCCGCTGGACGCGCCGCCCCGGCCTCCCTCGGTACCGGGGGCGGAGTGGGAGGGGGAGGTACGCAAGCGCCGCCTGCTGCTGCTCGGCTCCCTGGCGCGTACGGTCCTCGGCCGCGACCTGCTGCCGATGGAGCACACCGTCCTAGACGTCGCGCTCGGCACCGCCGTCGCCCGGGCTGCCGCGTCCGGCAGGCTCCCGCTGCTCGGCGACGTCGCCCACGCCCTCGCCGACGAGCCGGGTCTCGACCTGGCCGGCGGCCTTCTCGCCGGGCGCCTCGGAGACGCAGCCCGCGACCTCGCCCACGCCATGCGCCGACTGGTCTTCGGTGACCTGGCCGGGATGTTCGACGCTCCCTCCACCACGGCCTTCGACCCGTACCGGCCCATGCTGTCCATCGACCTCTCACGCCTGGGCGGCACCGACGACGCCGCCCTCGTACTCGCCATGACCTGCGCCTCCGCCTGGATGGAGGCAGCCCTCACCGACCCGTACGGCGGCCGGAGATGGGTGGTCTACGACGAGGCGTGGAGACTGATGCGCCACCCGGCACTCCTGATGCGCATGCAGGCCCAATGGAAGCTGAGCCGCGGCCTGGGCATCGCGAACCTGATGGTGATCCACCGGCTGTCCGACCTACTCACCGCAGGCGACGCCGGCAGCCAGAGCCGGGCCCTGGCCGAAGGCCTGATGGCCGACTGCTCCACCCGCGTGATCTACCGCCAGGAGACCGACCAGCTCGCAGCCGCCGCCGGACTCCTCGGTCTGACCAACGTCGAATCCGGAGCGCTCTCCCACCTCACCCGTGGCCGTGGCCTGTGGAAGGTCGCGGGTCGAAGTTTCGTGGTTCAGCACCAGTTGCACCCCGCTGAACTGCAGCTTTTCGACACAGACGCCCGCATGCATTGA
- a CDS encoding DUF6238 family protein produces the protein MTPDEHPVGDALPYLRAATAGLRHHTRLLATRAGQPSDRHHLDTLHAHLTDLHRLLEQLAEHTRPERPASGRHLATARTRLWQAADAVHAAFHLLPAASDGTGCHPERLPDGPPVLTICQRHLAASHVVRRKATPADLAS, from the coding sequence TTGACCCCTGACGAACACCCCGTCGGCGACGCCCTCCCGTACCTCCGGGCGGCCACCGCCGGCCTTCGCCACCACACCCGCCTCCTCGCCACCCGTGCCGGTCAGCCAAGCGATCGACACCACCTCGACACCCTCCACGCCCACCTCACCGACCTGCACCGCCTCCTGGAGCAGCTCGCCGAGCACACCCGGCCCGAACGACCCGCCTCGGGACGTCACCTGGCCACGGCCCGCACCCGCCTGTGGCAGGCAGCCGACGCCGTCCACGCCGCCTTCCACCTGCTCCCCGCCGCGTCTGACGGCACCGGCTGCCACCCAGAGCGGCTCCCGGACGGCCCGCCCGTGCTGACCATCTGCCAGCGGCACCTCGCCGCTTCCCACGTAGTGCGGCGCAAGGCCACCCCCGCCGACCTCGCGTCCTGA
- a CDS encoding SCO6880 family protein: protein MSEVLPLTVKFPTRSRRGILLGLSLPQLVLVSSTLALLLVAVLTVGLMGAVALAPVWITTAVLVGVRREGRSLIDWAPLVARYAHRRRTGQTMWRARPVSRPQVEGLLHLPGTTASLRVATAASGASAIHDPHRQTLTAVARVSSRAFALLDPATQNANVSAWGRALAGIARTGHVATVQVLERTVPDSGDSLARHWTEHGNPQTPVAGHIYSALVDSAGPAAAPHEAYLAIALDLKAAKRLIGQAGGGLHGAFTVMAQTTASVAQAARGAGLTVTGWLGSREIAAVLRTAYDPAATARLEQWSSTGRAEADPAAAGPVAQVEETDRVITDSARHATYWIENWPRTETSSGFLHSIMFSTGVRRSFSLVYAPQGIESALRDVQRRKSAIISDASERRRRGQVESEADNVEYADVKTREKQLISGHADVALTGLLTVSADTDQALDAACAQLETAAASAQVDLRRLLFQQTDAFTACALPLARNTL from the coding sequence TTGTCCGAAGTCCTCCCCCTCACCGTCAAATTCCCCACCCGGTCACGGCGCGGGATCCTGCTGGGCCTCTCCCTCCCGCAGCTAGTCCTCGTCTCCTCGACCCTGGCATTGCTGCTGGTGGCCGTGCTGACCGTCGGCCTGATGGGCGCCGTCGCACTGGCCCCCGTCTGGATCACCACCGCCGTCCTGGTCGGGGTGCGCCGGGAAGGCCGGTCCCTGATCGACTGGGCGCCCCTGGTGGCCCGCTACGCCCACCGCCGCCGTACCGGTCAGACCATGTGGCGGGCCCGGCCCGTCTCCCGCCCCCAGGTCGAGGGACTGCTGCACCTGCCCGGCACCACCGCCTCCCTGCGCGTGGCCACCGCCGCCTCCGGCGCCTCCGCGATCCACGACCCCCACCGCCAGACCCTCACCGCCGTCGCCCGGGTCAGCTCCCGCGCCTTCGCACTTCTCGATCCGGCAACCCAGAACGCCAACGTGAGCGCCTGGGGCAGGGCGCTCGCCGGCATCGCCCGCACCGGGCACGTCGCCACCGTCCAAGTCCTGGAACGCACCGTGCCCGACTCCGGCGACAGCCTGGCCCGGCACTGGACCGAGCACGGCAACCCTCAGACCCCCGTGGCCGGACACATCTACTCCGCGCTCGTCGACTCCGCCGGCCCCGCCGCCGCACCCCACGAGGCATACCTGGCCATCGCCCTGGACCTCAAGGCCGCCAAGCGCCTGATCGGCCAGGCAGGCGGAGGACTCCACGGCGCGTTCACCGTCATGGCACAGACCACCGCGTCCGTCGCCCAGGCCGCCCGCGGCGCCGGGCTCACCGTCACCGGCTGGCTCGGCTCCCGCGAGATAGCCGCCGTGCTGCGCACCGCGTACGACCCCGCCGCCACCGCCCGGCTGGAGCAGTGGTCCTCCACCGGCCGCGCCGAAGCCGATCCGGCCGCCGCCGGCCCTGTCGCCCAGGTTGAGGAGACCGACCGGGTCATCACCGACAGCGCCCGGCACGCGACGTACTGGATCGAGAACTGGCCGAGGACCGAGACGAGTTCGGGCTTCCTGCACAGCATCATGTTCAGCACCGGCGTCCGCCGCAGCTTCTCCCTTGTATACGCGCCGCAGGGCATCGAGTCCGCCCTGCGGGACGTCCAGCGGCGCAAGTCCGCGATCATCTCGGACGCCTCCGAGCGCCGGCGCCGCGGCCAGGTCGAGTCCGAAGCCGACAACGTCGAGTACGCCGACGTCAAGACCCGCGAGAAGCAACTGATCTCCGGACACGCCGACGTCGCCCTGACCGGACTGCTCACCGTCTCCGCGGACACCGACCAGGCCCTGGACGCCGCCTGCGCCCAGCTGGAGACCGCCGCTGCCAGTGCCCAGGTCGACCTGCGGCGCCTGCTCTTCCAGCAGACCGACGCCTTCACCGCCTGCGCCCTCCCCCTCGCCCGCAACACCCTCTAG
- a CDS encoding SCO6881 family protein — translation MGFCDLPVAGYLCKAGDVIDFASDPVGAIGKWMAESAGDVAAAAADLASKAIDRTTNIDLGAGWFRDNYETILPIGLLMLVATFCAQLVRAAIQRDGQALAQAVTGTASGVLFAFCAIAFTTVAIEVVDALSNGLFAASGTNISSAVRRIVKVQQISSIAGMGWLVAVVAALGSAIGAFLFWGVMMVRKVGILILVTLAIFAGAGGGWEVARRWRRGWIEATATLVVSKLLMTIIFVLGIAAMGKTEAKDGVAALADVAAGMVIMLMILLCPWMTFKFVHWAAEGTDGESLHRAGGAGATVARQHAENAARKAAAAATGGAAAGAGAAGGGAEAAGSGGGFPGDIASNPTGGMDMGKGDSGGSSGGGFHDLMEQAAPPQARTGSGQDTGQADGPPSWSGPGSQQSGWSTSAPADPMPPAHGAPANGDSASQTGSPTGL, via the coding sequence GTGGGCTTTTGTGACCTGCCTGTCGCCGGCTACCTCTGCAAGGCCGGCGATGTGATCGACTTCGCCTCCGATCCCGTCGGCGCGATCGGGAAGTGGATGGCGGAAAGCGCCGGTGACGTCGCCGCCGCAGCAGCGGACCTCGCGTCCAAGGCCATCGACCGCACCACCAACATCGACCTCGGAGCGGGATGGTTCCGCGACAACTACGAGACGATTCTGCCGATCGGCCTGCTGATGCTCGTCGCGACGTTCTGCGCGCAGCTGGTGAGAGCCGCGATCCAACGCGACGGCCAAGCCCTCGCCCAAGCGGTGACCGGAACGGCCTCCGGCGTCTTGTTCGCCTTCTGCGCCATCGCCTTCACCACCGTCGCCATCGAAGTCGTCGACGCCCTGTCCAACGGGCTGTTCGCGGCTTCCGGTACGAACATCTCCTCCGCCGTGCGCAGGATCGTCAAGGTCCAGCAGATCAGCTCCATCGCCGGAATGGGCTGGCTCGTCGCAGTCGTCGCAGCCCTCGGCAGCGCGATCGGAGCGTTCCTGTTCTGGGGCGTGATGATGGTCCGCAAGGTCGGCATCCTGATCCTCGTCACCTTGGCCATTTTCGCCGGAGCCGGCGGCGGCTGGGAAGTCGCCCGACGGTGGCGCCGCGGCTGGATCGAGGCCACCGCCACCCTCGTCGTCTCCAAGCTGCTGATGACGATCATCTTCGTGCTCGGCATCGCAGCCATGGGCAAGACCGAAGCCAAGGACGGCGTCGCCGCCCTCGCGGACGTCGCCGCAGGCATGGTCATCATGCTCATGATCCTGTTGTGCCCGTGGATGACGTTCAAGTTCGTGCACTGGGCCGCTGAGGGAACCGACGGCGAGTCCCTCCACCGCGCCGGCGGCGCCGGCGCGACGGTTGCCCGTCAGCACGCCGAGAACGCGGCGCGCAAGGCTGCTGCGGCGGCCACCGGCGGCGCGGCGGCCGGAGCCGGCGCTGCCGGTGGTGGCGCCGAGGCTGCGGGCAGCGGCGGGGGCTTCCCCGGCGACATCGCCTCCAACCCGACCGGCGGCATGGACATGGGCAAGGGCGACTCCGGCGGCAGCTCCGGCGGGGGCTTCCACGACCTGATGGAGCAGGCCGCGCCCCCGCAGGCCCGGACCGGAAGCGGCCAGGACACCGGCCAGGCAGACGGTCCGCCGAGCTGGAGCGGCCCCGGGTCCCAGCAGAGCGGGTGGAGCACCAGTGCGCCCGCCGATCCGATGCCTCCGGCCCACGGCGCTCCGGCCAACGGTGACAGCGCCTCCCAGACCGGCTCGCCGACCGGCCTGTAG
- a CDS encoding C40 family peptidase, translated as MKGIAAAIGVLCLSPALLAGTAVLAAAASHSSRPGTSCVTDSVDTDAVRRQVTAVLGGSGAQNVHVEGLDLPAEQIPHARTIVATGITLEVPERGQIVALATAIQESRLRNLGYGDRDSLGLFQQRPSQGWGTPAQVRDPVYASTKFYQGLLKVPGWQQMTVTQAAQAAQLSGFPDAYAQWEPLARALQQAIAPTLKGSGPPTEGQTPGIPATDPCAPGEDGSGSGPIPEGAVPKGYSIPADADPRAKTAITWAMNQLGTLYQWGGSCLDPHGPDPMGRCDCSSLTQQAYKKAGITLTRTTYTQVKEGNAVPLNQLRPGDLVFSRGTPAVPEHVGIYAGHGYVIEAPRTTKPVRFSTLADYAAHSARRLP; from the coding sequence GTGAAAGGCATCGCCGCCGCGATCGGCGTGCTCTGCCTCTCCCCCGCGCTGCTCGCTGGCACCGCCGTCCTCGCCGCAGCCGCGAGCCACTCCTCGCGCCCGGGCACCTCCTGCGTCACCGACTCGGTCGACACCGACGCCGTACGGCGCCAGGTCACCGCCGTCCTCGGCGGGTCAGGCGCTCAGAACGTCCACGTCGAGGGCCTGGACCTGCCCGCCGAGCAGATTCCCCACGCCCGGACCATCGTCGCCACCGGCATCACGCTCGAAGTGCCCGAGCGCGGCCAGATCGTGGCCCTGGCCACCGCCATCCAGGAATCCCGGCTGCGCAACCTCGGCTACGGCGACCGCGACTCGTTGGGCTTGTTCCAACAGCGGCCCAGCCAGGGTTGGGGCACTCCCGCCCAGGTGCGCGACCCCGTCTACGCCAGCACGAAGTTCTACCAGGGCCTGCTGAAGGTTCCCGGCTGGCAGCAGATGACGGTGACCCAGGCCGCGCAGGCCGCCCAGCTGAGCGGATTCCCCGACGCCTACGCCCAGTGGGAGCCTCTCGCCCGCGCTCTGCAGCAGGCCATCGCCCCGACGCTGAAGGGCTCCGGGCCGCCCACCGAAGGCCAGACCCCGGGCATCCCGGCGACGGACCCATGCGCTCCGGGCGAAGACGGCAGCGGATCCGGACCGATCCCCGAAGGGGCGGTCCCCAAGGGGTACTCGATCCCCGCCGACGCCGACCCCCGCGCCAAGACGGCCATCACCTGGGCCATGAACCAGCTCGGCACCCTCTACCAGTGGGGCGGCTCGTGCCTGGATCCGCACGGTCCGGACCCGATGGGCCGTTGCGACTGCAGCTCGCTGACCCAGCAGGCGTACAAGAAGGCCGGGATCACCCTGACCCGGACCACGTACACCCAGGTCAAGGAAGGCAACGCCGTCCCGCTGAACCAACTTCGCCCCGGCGACCTGGTGTTCAGCCGCGGCACCCCGGCGGTCCCCGAGCACGTCGGCATCTACGCCGGCCACGGCTACGTCATCGAGGCCCCGCGCACCACAAAGCCGGTCCGCTTCAGCACCCTCGCCGACTACGCCGCCCACAGCGCACGCCGTCTCCCGTGA
- a CDS encoding DNA-methyltransferase — protein sequence MSFSLHQGDALSVLATLPDGCADSVITDPPYNSGGRTAKERTSRSARQKYVSADAQHALPDFVGENMDQRSYTLWLTQIMTEAHRATKVGGTALLFTDWRQLPATTDALQAAGWLWLGVLTWHKPQARPQKGKFRQDCEFIVWGAKGKIDAAANPVYLPGLYSASQPSGKARRHITQKPVEVMRELVKIAPLGGTVLDFCAGSGSTGVAALLEGRDFIGIEKTKEYAAVASERLTETVRQVYSQGDFDLTS from the coding sequence TTGTCATTTTCCCTTCACCAGGGCGACGCGCTCAGCGTGCTCGCGACTCTGCCCGACGGCTGCGCCGATTCCGTCATCACCGACCCGCCGTACAACAGCGGCGGCCGAACTGCCAAGGAGCGCACGAGCCGCTCTGCCCGCCAGAAGTACGTCTCCGCGGACGCCCAGCATGCGCTGCCGGACTTTGTCGGCGAGAACATGGACCAGCGCTCGTACACGCTCTGGCTGACCCAGATCATGACCGAGGCCCACCGGGCCACCAAGGTCGGGGGTACGGCGCTGCTGTTCACCGACTGGCGGCAGCTGCCGGCGACCACGGACGCGCTCCAGGCCGCTGGCTGGCTGTGGCTGGGTGTCCTGACCTGGCACAAGCCGCAGGCCAGGCCGCAGAAGGGTAAGTTCCGGCAGGACTGCGAGTTCATCGTCTGGGGCGCGAAGGGCAAGATCGACGCCGCCGCGAACCCGGTCTACCTGCCCGGCTTGTACAGCGCCTCGCAGCCCTCGGGCAAGGCTCGTCGGCACATCACGCAGAAGCCGGTCGAGGTAATGCGGGAGCTGGTGAAGATCGCCCCTCTCGGCGGCACCGTGCTCGACTTCTGTGCCGGATCGGGCAGCACCGGGGTCGCCGCGCTGCTGGAGGGTCGCGACTTCATCGGCATCGAGAAGACGAAGGAGTACGCGGCTGTTGCCTCCGAGCGCCTCACCGAGACGGTCCGGCAGGTGTATTCCCAGGGCGATTTCGACCTGACCTCCTGA
- a CDS encoding DUF4913 domain-containing protein, translating into MSESAEPRHGGEIEPVRLPDADLESIEASVRKLLDQSAEQARMIDTLASAPPADPMAASMPFAGFPGMPSFTAPTPPPDPKPILELEGEEYEDEIAALTDWVDDHLMDVYGAEITTAAPWCEQWQEHLDVVAWLHALWMAYHQHKDAEAGPSGMFVWHRDFLTHCMAYVRAPGGPLSACQTDPDRAEHRLLRGPGPSTRSAARESEAQTTGGAPASDGAGL; encoded by the coding sequence GTGTCCGAATCTGCCGAGCCCCGCCATGGCGGGGAAATAGAGCCGGTCCGTCTGCCGGACGCTGACCTCGAATCGATCGAGGCGTCCGTCCGCAAGCTGCTCGACCAGTCGGCAGAGCAGGCCCGCATGATCGACACACTGGCCTCCGCGCCGCCTGCGGACCCGATGGCCGCGAGCATGCCCTTCGCCGGGTTCCCCGGCATGCCGTCGTTCACCGCCCCCACCCCGCCGCCGGACCCCAAGCCGATCTTGGAGCTGGAAGGCGAGGAGTACGAGGACGAAATCGCTGCGCTGACCGACTGGGTGGACGACCACCTCATGGACGTCTACGGCGCCGAGATCACCACCGCGGCACCATGGTGCGAGCAGTGGCAGGAGCACCTCGACGTCGTCGCGTGGCTGCACGCACTGTGGATGGCCTACCACCAGCACAAGGACGCCGAGGCCGGCCCCAGTGGCATGTTCGTGTGGCACCGGGACTTCCTCACCCACTGCATGGCCTACGTCCGCGCCCCCGGCGGCCCCCTGAGCGCCTGCCAGACCGACCCGGACCGTGCCGAGCACCGCCTGCTGCGCGGGCCGGGCCCCTCCACACGGTCCGCCGCCCGCGAGTCGGAGGCCCAGACGACCGGCGGCGCCCCGGCCTCGGACGGGGCCGGGTTGTGA
- a CDS encoding DUF3631 domain-containing protein encodes MTNLTAQSSSLLQALMTALLEPRPAPHPRHQALLDARERQLEVEAELSAWASRPQPTSEAAQDKELDDLSNLLVEHAKAGRQVSYLLGADTCCSPCADSEQPPTVLSRTADNAVSAFAAPCILAACLDAFAFHGSPDALSSVDLVAELRTLPGFAEGRWPYAELTQTRLATLLRPYEVASRDITLGDGRRRKSYRRSALLAAIPADCDCRPS; translated from the coding sequence ATGACCAACCTCACCGCCCAGTCCTCCTCCCTGCTCCAGGCCCTGATGACGGCCCTCCTCGAGCCCCGGCCGGCTCCGCACCCGCGCCACCAGGCCCTGCTGGATGCTCGCGAGCGTCAGCTGGAAGTGGAGGCGGAACTGAGCGCCTGGGCCAGCCGACCCCAGCCCACGAGCGAAGCCGCCCAGGATAAGGAACTCGACGACCTGAGCAATCTGCTGGTCGAGCACGCCAAGGCGGGCCGACAGGTCTCGTACCTCCTTGGCGCCGACACCTGCTGCTCGCCGTGCGCCGACTCCGAGCAGCCGCCGACCGTCCTGAGCCGCACCGCCGACAATGCGGTCTCCGCCTTCGCCGCCCCGTGCATCCTGGCCGCCTGCCTGGACGCCTTCGCCTTCCACGGCAGCCCGGACGCACTGTCCTCCGTCGACCTCGTCGCGGAGCTGCGTACCCTGCCCGGCTTCGCCGAGGGCCGCTGGCCGTACGCCGAACTCACCCAGACCCGCCTGGCCACCCTGCTGCGCCCGTACGAGGTGGCCAGCCGCGACATCACCCTCGGCGACGGCCGGCGCCGCAAGTCCTACCGCCGCTCGGCCCTTCTGGCCGCCATCCCGGCCGACTGTGACTGCCGTCCGTCGTGA